One stretch of Saccharopolyspora erythraea DNA includes these proteins:
- a CDS encoding MFS transporter — protein sequence MPRAVYVLAMGIFAMVTSEFVVAGLMPQVAAGLAVTVPQVGYLITAFAVAMALGGPVLTALVLRMRPKPALMVLFAVFLAGNLMAATASGYAVMMIARVVTGVASAAFFGVAISLCARLARPEVRGRAVAVAMNGLMLGTLLGLPLSTVVGERHGWRAAFWAITALAVLAALCTAVGVPRLERAGDGGDFRAELGAFTRPRLWLALATSTLIIGATFSAFSYLAPILTELSGFATGTVPLLLIAYGAATVVGNTVVGRLADRHAIAVLLAGLVLNLGFLTAFALLAHLSVLAVVAMLGIGLVGVTMNPAMITRVQRAGNARPLVNTVHSSFITLGVIIGSWGGGVAIGAHGLRAPLWLGAALAAVGILTVVPELRMSRRAPVVVAEEAAVCT from the coding sequence ATGCCTCGTGCCGTGTACGTGCTGGCCATGGGCATCTTCGCCATGGTCACCAGCGAGTTCGTCGTGGCCGGCCTGATGCCGCAGGTGGCCGCCGGGCTGGCGGTCACCGTGCCGCAGGTCGGCTACCTCATCACCGCCTTCGCGGTGGCGATGGCGCTGGGCGGGCCGGTGCTGACCGCCCTGGTGCTGCGGATGCGCCCGAAACCCGCCCTGATGGTGCTGTTCGCGGTCTTCCTCGCAGGCAACCTGATGGCCGCCACCGCCTCCGGCTACGCCGTGATGATGATCGCCCGCGTCGTCACCGGAGTCGCGTCCGCGGCGTTCTTCGGGGTCGCGATCTCGCTGTGCGCCAGGCTCGCGCGACCGGAGGTGCGCGGACGCGCCGTCGCGGTGGCCATGAACGGCCTGATGCTGGGCACGCTGCTGGGGCTGCCGCTGTCGACCGTGGTCGGCGAGCGCCACGGCTGGCGGGCGGCCTTCTGGGCGATCACCGCGCTGGCGGTGCTCGCCGCGCTGTGCACCGCCGTCGGCGTGCCGAGGCTGGAGCGGGCCGGCGACGGCGGCGACTTCCGCGCCGAGCTCGGCGCGTTCACCCGGCCCCGGCTGTGGCTGGCACTGGCGACGAGCACGCTCATCATCGGCGCCACGTTCTCGGCGTTCAGCTACCTCGCACCGATCCTCACCGAGCTCAGCGGCTTCGCCACCGGGACCGTCCCGCTGCTGCTGATCGCCTACGGCGCCGCGACGGTCGTCGGCAACACCGTGGTCGGCAGGCTCGCCGACCGCCACGCGATCGCCGTCCTGCTGGCCGGGCTGGTGCTCAACCTCGGGTTCCTCACCGCATTCGCGCTGCTGGCCCACCTCAGCGTCCTCGCCGTGGTGGCGATGCTCGGCATCGGCCTGGTCGGGGTGACCATGAACCCCGCGATGATCACCCGGGTGCAGCGCGCCGGGAACGCCCGGCCGCTGGTCAACACGGTGCACTCGTCGTTCATCACGCTCGGCGTGATCATCGGCTCGTGGGGCGGTGGCGTGGCCATCGGCGCCCACGGCCTGCGCGCCCCGCTCTGGCTGGGGGCGGCGCTGGCCGCGGTCGGAATCCTGACGGTGGTGCCGGAACTGCGCATGTCCCGGCGGGCTCCGGTCGTCGTCGCGGAGGAAGCGGCGGTCTGCACCTGA
- a CDS encoding proline--tRNA ligase produces MITRMSTLFLRTLREDPADAEVPSHRLLVRAGYVRRIGPGIYSWLPLGLRVLRNIEEIVRQEMDAIGAQEIHFPALLPKEPYEATNRWTEYGPNLFRLKDRKGGDYLLGPTHEELFTLTVKGEYSSYKDYPVILYQIQTKYRDEERPRAGILRGREFVMKDSYSFDLDDEGLANSYQLHRDAYIRIFDRVGLRYVIVAATSGAMGGSASEEFLAEAATGEDTFVRSTSSGFAANVEAVVTPAPGPEPIEDKPAAQVHHTPDTPTIETLVDFLNAHGDRKFTAADTLKNVLVKTRQPGSREWELLAVAVPGDREVDLKRLEASLEPAEVALLEESDFAANPFLVKGYIGPKALQDNGIRYLVDPRVVTGTAWVTGADKPDHHVVDLVVGRDFTPDGTIEAAEVREGDPSPDGEGTLVAARGIEIGHIFQLGRKYADAFSLDALGQDGKPKRITMGSYGVGVSRLVAAIAEQSHDELGLVWPREVAPADVHVVIAGKDESVREGAERLAADLDAAGVRVLLDDRNSSPGVKFADAELVGVPTILVVGKGLAKGVVEVKDRRSGDRAEVPVDGAVEHLVSVIRG; encoded by the coding sequence GTGATCACGAGGATGTCGACGTTGTTCCTGCGTACCCTGCGCGAGGATCCGGCCGACGCCGAGGTGCCGAGCCATCGGCTGCTGGTCCGCGCCGGTTACGTCCGCCGGATCGGGCCGGGTATCTACTCGTGGCTGCCGCTGGGCCTGCGCGTGCTGCGCAACATCGAGGAGATCGTCCGCCAGGAGATGGACGCCATCGGCGCGCAGGAGATCCACTTCCCCGCGCTGCTGCCGAAGGAGCCCTACGAGGCGACCAACCGCTGGACCGAGTACGGCCCGAACCTCTTCCGGCTCAAGGACCGCAAGGGCGGCGACTACCTGCTCGGGCCCACCCACGAGGAGCTGTTCACGCTCACGGTCAAGGGCGAGTACAGCTCGTACAAGGACTACCCGGTCATCCTCTACCAGATCCAGACCAAGTACCGGGACGAGGAGCGCCCCCGCGCCGGCATCCTGCGCGGCCGGGAGTTCGTGATGAAGGACTCCTACTCCTTCGACCTCGACGACGAGGGCCTGGCGAACTCCTACCAGCTCCACCGCGACGCCTACATCCGGATCTTCGACCGCGTCGGCCTGCGCTACGTGATCGTCGCGGCGACCTCCGGTGCGATGGGCGGCTCGGCGTCGGAGGAGTTCCTGGCCGAGGCGGCGACCGGCGAGGACACCTTCGTCCGCAGCACCTCATCCGGCTTCGCCGCCAACGTCGAGGCCGTGGTGACCCCGGCGCCCGGGCCGGAGCCGATCGAGGACAAGCCCGCCGCGCAGGTCCACCACACCCCCGACACCCCGACCATCGAGACGCTGGTCGACTTCCTCAACGCCCACGGCGACCGCAAGTTCACCGCCGCCGACACCCTGAAGAACGTGCTGGTCAAGACCCGGCAGCCGGGTTCCCGGGAGTGGGAGCTGCTGGCCGTGGCGGTGCCCGGCGACCGCGAGGTCGACCTCAAGCGGCTGGAGGCGTCGCTGGAGCCCGCCGAGGTGGCGCTGCTGGAGGAGTCGGACTTCGCGGCCAACCCCTTCCTGGTCAAGGGCTACATCGGGCCGAAGGCGCTGCAGGACAACGGCATCCGCTACCTGGTCGACCCGCGCGTGGTGACCGGCACGGCCTGGGTGACCGGCGCGGACAAGCCCGACCACCACGTCGTTGACCTGGTCGTCGGCCGCGACTTCACCCCGGACGGCACCATCGAGGCCGCCGAGGTCCGCGAGGGCGACCCCTCGCCGGACGGCGAGGGCACCCTGGTCGCCGCGCGGGGCATCGAGATCGGCCACATCTTCCAGCTCGGCCGCAAGTACGCCGACGCGTTCTCGCTGGACGCGCTCGGCCAGGACGGCAAGCCCAAGCGCATCACCATGGGCTCCTACGGGGTCGGCGTGTCCCGGCTGGTCGCCGCGATCGCCGAGCAGAGCCACGACGAGCTCGGCCTGGTGTGGCCGCGCGAGGTGGCGCCCGCCGACGTGCACGTGGTCATCGCGGGCAAGGACGAGTCGGTCCGCGAGGGCGCGGAGCGGCTGGCGGCCGACCTCGACGCCGCCGGCGTGCGCGTGCTGCTGGACGACCGCAACTCGTCGCCGGGCGTGAAGTTCGCCGACGCCGAGCTGGTCGGCGTGCCGACGATCCTGGTCGTCGGCAAGGGCCTGGCCAAGGGCGTCGTGGAGGTCAAGGACCGCCGCAGCGGCGACCGCGCGGAGGTCCCCGTCGACGGCGCGGTGGAGCACCTGGTGAGCGTCATCCGCGGCTAG
- a CDS encoding helix-turn-helix domain-containing protein: MPPEKPHQIESHLDRLLAERGMTLAELAARVDVTVANLSILKNDRAKAIRFSTLSAICRELDCQPGDVLTYRPA; encoded by the coding sequence ATGCCGCCGGAGAAGCCGCACCAGATCGAGTCCCACCTCGACCGGCTGCTCGCCGAGCGCGGCATGACCCTGGCCGAGCTCGCCGCGCGCGTCGACGTGACCGTTGCGAACCTCTCCATCCTGAAGAACGACCGGGCCAAGGCGATCCGCTTCAGCACGCTGAGCGCCATCTGCCGCGAACTGGACTGCCAGCCCGGCGACGTCCTCACCTACCGGCCTGCGTGA
- a CDS encoding ferritin-like domain-containing protein — translation MTEEAARALRSALGAEHAAVWVYGLAAAFVSESRVRSALDEAMSAHRMQRDEADKLVRDSGQTPPAAQPAYDVGQSLTDQTSAIRVLAKAEHDCQVGWRSVLENSEDPGLRRTALNGLTTAATRATRWRLTIGERPAAPEFPGQP, via the coding sequence ATGACCGAGGAGGCCGCGCGGGCGCTGCGGTCCGCGCTGGGGGCCGAGCACGCCGCCGTCTGGGTGTACGGGCTGGCCGCCGCCTTCGTCTCGGAGTCCAGGGTCCGCTCCGCGCTGGACGAGGCCATGTCCGCGCACCGGATGCAGCGGGACGAGGCCGACAAGCTGGTCCGCGACTCCGGGCAGACCCCGCCCGCCGCGCAGCCCGCCTACGACGTGGGCCAGTCGCTCACCGACCAGACCTCGGCGATCCGGGTGCTGGCCAAGGCCGAGCACGACTGCCAGGTCGGCTGGCGCTCGGTGCTGGAGAACAGCGAGGACCCAGGTCTGCGGCGCACCGCGCTGAACGGGCTCACCACGGCGGCGACCAGGGCGACCCGGTGGCGGCTGACCATCGGCGAGCGGCCGGCGGCGCCGGAGTTCCCCGGTCAGCCCTGA
- the yaaA gene encoding peroxide stress protein YaaA, whose protein sequence is MLVLLPPSETKAVGGDGGPLDLEALSHPELNPARRELIDALRALADDVPASLDALGLSQRQAEEVQRNAELLRSPTAPALERYTGVLYDALDVGSLSAAERKQADSRLAVASALFGLARGTDAIPAYRLSGGSSLPGLPPLRSMWRPVLEPLLADVDDLVVDLRSGAYATLARVPHAVKVRVLSEDAGGKRKVVSHHNKAHKGKLARALAQAPAEPADVGELLAVAEAAGLRVEREAERELCVVVSA, encoded by the coding sequence GTGCTCGTCCTGCTTCCCCCTTCCGAGACCAAGGCCGTCGGCGGTGACGGTGGACCGCTGGACCTCGAAGCCCTGTCGCACCCCGAGCTCAACCCGGCGCGGCGGGAGCTGATCGACGCGCTGCGCGCGCTGGCCGACGACGTGCCCGCCAGCCTGGACGCGCTCGGGCTGTCGCAGCGGCAGGCCGAGGAGGTGCAGCGCAACGCCGAGCTGCTGCGCTCCCCCACCGCGCCCGCGCTGGAGCGCTACACCGGCGTGCTCTACGACGCGCTGGACGTCGGCTCGCTGTCGGCGGCCGAGCGCAAGCAGGCGGACTCGCGGCTGGCGGTGGCCTCGGCGCTGTTCGGGCTGGCGCGGGGCACCGACGCGATTCCCGCGTACCGGCTCTCCGGAGGCAGCTCGCTGCCCGGCCTGCCTCCGCTGCGCAGCATGTGGCGTCCGGTGCTGGAACCGCTGCTCGCCGACGTCGACGACCTCGTGGTGGATCTGCGCTCCGGTGCCTACGCGACGCTGGCGCGGGTGCCGCACGCGGTGAAGGTGCGGGTGCTGTCGGAGGACGCCGGCGGCAAGCGCAAGGTCGTCAGCCACCACAACAAGGCGCACAAGGGCAAGCTGGCCCGCGCGCTCGCGCAGGCGCCGGCGGAGCCCGCCGACGTCGGCGAACTGCTCGCCGTCGCCGAGGCCGCCGGGCTGCGCGTGGAGCGGGAAGCCGAGCGCGAACTGTGCGTCGTGGTCAGCGCCTGA
- a CDS encoding TetR/AcrR family transcriptional regulator gives MGRPREFDEGAAVDAAMRVFWVKGYEATSTQDLCECTGLGRGSLYNAFGSKRALYEAALRRYADREFAPVLEILDKPGPVKDRLRELMVWVIGLDVADPDHRGCLTINAAVDAAGRTGTVAEFARREFDRLEGILRDLVALGQRTGELSPDRSPEQVARSVQSTYYGLRVLGKVRGRDELLDVVEGTLSNL, from the coding sequence GTGGGCAGGCCGAGGGAGTTCGACGAGGGTGCCGCTGTCGACGCCGCGATGCGGGTGTTCTGGGTGAAGGGCTACGAGGCCACCTCGACCCAGGACCTCTGCGAGTGCACCGGCCTCGGCCGGGGCAGCCTCTACAACGCCTTCGGCAGCAAGCGCGCCCTCTACGAGGCCGCGCTGCGCCGCTACGCCGACCGCGAGTTCGCGCCGGTGCTGGAGATCCTGGACAAGCCCGGCCCGGTCAAGGACCGGCTGCGCGAGCTGATGGTCTGGGTGATCGGCCTGGACGTGGCAGACCCGGACCACCGGGGCTGCCTGACGATCAACGCCGCCGTGGATGCCGCCGGGCGCACCGGCACCGTCGCCGAGTTCGCCCGGCGCGAGTTCGACCGGCTCGAAGGCATCCTCCGCGACCTGGTCGCCCTCGGGCAGCGCACCGGCGAGCTGTCGCCGGACCGCTCGCCCGAGCAGGTGGCGCGGTCGGTGCAGAGCACCTACTACGGCCTGCGCGTGCTGGGGAAGGTGCGCGGCCGGGACGAGCTGCTGGACGTCGTGGAAGGCACGCTCTCGAACCTCTGA
- a CDS encoding YjbQ family protein, with product MHSEEIEVRTGSVEVVYDLNAECERFLASAGARDGLLNVWVPHATAGLAIIETGAGSDDDLLMALRELLPADGRWRHEHGSPGHGRDHVLPAVVPPYASIPVLGGELALGTWQSVCLVDTNVDNPVRRVRLSFLPG from the coding sequence ATGCACAGCGAGGAGATCGAGGTCCGGACCGGATCGGTGGAGGTCGTCTACGACCTCAACGCCGAGTGCGAGCGCTTCCTGGCCTCCGCGGGCGCGCGCGACGGGCTGCTCAACGTCTGGGTGCCGCACGCGACCGCGGGGCTGGCGATCATCGAGACGGGCGCGGGCAGCGACGACGACCTGCTCATGGCGCTGCGCGAGCTGCTGCCCGCCGACGGGCGGTGGCGGCACGAGCACGGCTCGCCTGGGCACGGGCGGGACCACGTGCTGCCCGCCGTGGTCCCGCCGTACGCCTCCATCCCGGTGCTCGGCGGCGAGCTGGCGCTGGGCACCTGGCAGTCGGTGTGCCTGGTGGACACCAACGTCGACAACCCCGTCCGGCGCGTCCGCCTGAGCTTCCTGCCCGGCTGA
- a CDS encoding cytochrome P450 → MTTAEPAGTGSPAELNLGLRLVLHGAVTWSIARLGDPVARLLHAPWRRDPYPIYRQLRARGPLVRSRLGVWAASTYEVCDAVLRDRRFGVRTSDGSYGDPTTAAVGLQLSLLELDPPDHTRLRKLAAPAFRPRKLENYRQRIEDSAHELLDRALAKGEFDLIRDFASPLPIRVICELLGLPELGAERLAVHGAALSGALDGIRSIRHLRQMRASTLELNELFGDLIEQRRRQPGEDIVSDLVTALDQDKLDSAELVQMCDLLLVAGFETTVNLIGNGVLALLERPDQWRLLCDDPDLAVGVVEETLRWDPPVQTTMRIAHEPVEVAGRLLPRNSAVLPMLGAAGRDPAVHFAPDRFDITRGTRGDHLAFSSGIHYCLGAPLARLESEIAFRCLATRVPELRRSGALVRRPTSVIHGLSALPVAASKATAGGRR, encoded by the coding sequence ATGACCACCGCCGAACCCGCCGGCACCGGCTCGCCGGCGGAGCTGAACCTGGGGCTTCGCCTGGTGCTGCACGGAGCGGTCACGTGGTCGATCGCCCGGCTCGGCGATCCGGTGGCCCGGCTGCTGCACGCGCCGTGGCGGCGCGACCCGTACCCGATCTACCGGCAGCTGCGCGCCCGGGGACCGCTGGTGCGCAGCAGGCTCGGCGTGTGGGCGGCCAGCACCTACGAGGTGTGCGACGCGGTGCTGCGCGACCGCCGGTTCGGCGTGCGCACCAGCGACGGCTCCTACGGCGACCCGACGACCGCGGCCGTCGGGCTCCAGCTCTCGCTGCTCGAACTCGACCCGCCCGACCACACCCGGCTGCGCAAGCTCGCCGCGCCCGCCTTCCGGCCGCGCAAGCTGGAGAACTACCGGCAACGCATCGAGGACAGCGCCCACGAGCTGCTCGACCGCGCGCTGGCCAAGGGCGAGTTCGACCTGATCCGCGACTTCGCATCGCCGCTGCCGATCCGGGTGATCTGCGAGCTGCTCGGGCTGCCCGAGCTGGGCGCCGAGCGGCTCGCGGTGCACGGCGCGGCGCTGTCCGGCGCGCTCGACGGCATCCGTTCGATCCGGCACCTGCGCCAGATGCGCGCCTCCACGCTGGAGCTCAACGAGCTGTTCGGCGACCTGATCGAGCAGCGCAGGCGCCAGCCGGGCGAAGACATCGTCAGCGACCTGGTCACCGCGCTGGACCAGGACAAGCTCGACAGCGCCGAGCTGGTGCAGATGTGCGACCTGCTGCTGGTCGCGGGGTTCGAGACCACCGTCAACCTGATCGGCAACGGCGTGCTGGCGCTGCTGGAGCGGCCCGACCAGTGGCGGCTGCTGTGCGACGACCCGGACCTCGCCGTCGGAGTGGTCGAGGAGACGCTGCGCTGGGACCCGCCTGTGCAGACCACGATGCGCATCGCCCACGAACCGGTCGAGGTGGCGGGCCGGCTGCTGCCCCGCAACTCCGCGGTGCTGCCGATGCTCGGCGCGGCCGGGCGGGACCCGGCGGTGCACTTCGCGCCGGACCGCTTCGACATCACCCGCGGCACCAGGGGCGACCACCTGGCGTTCTCCAGCGGCATCCACTACTGCCTCGGTGCGCCGCTGGCGCGGCTGGAGTCCGAGATCGCCTTCCGCTGCCTGGCCACGCGGGTACCGGAGCTGCGCAGGTCCGGGGCGCTGGTGCGGCGGCCGACGTCGGTGATCCACGGCCTGTCCGCGCTGCCGGTCGCGGCGTCGAAGGCGACGGCCGGAGGCCGCCGCTGA
- a CDS encoding RIO1 family regulatory kinase/ATPase, producing MPRMSKIRTKQRKRFDEEQARRGRLTEEQRERLASLREEPEPRPLPGDADRWSTWDTGERGPLPRPEWVVTELAAVDHELGILKTGKEADVHLLRRSLPCGETSGTGKSERGMSGGEKAGGGKSDRENSGGGKAGEKARSENSGGGKSCLLAAKRYRHSDHRMFHRDAGYLEGRRMRRARENRAMARRSALGRGLIAEQWAVAEFRVMSALWNAGAPVPYPVQRVGTEVLLEFVGTAQGEAAPRLASLRPDREQLADLWHQLVDALLALAEQGYAHGDLSAYNVLVEPEPGGPGRLLLIDLPQAVDLAANPLGAAYLRRDVDNITGWFRDRGAPGDQVDPDELCAALAEAARMA from the coding sequence ATGCCGCGCATGTCGAAGATCCGGACCAAGCAGCGCAAGAGGTTCGACGAAGAGCAGGCCCGACGAGGGCGCCTGACCGAGGAGCAGCGCGAACGGCTCGCCTCACTGCGCGAGGAGCCGGAACCCCGGCCGCTGCCCGGCGACGCCGATCGATGGTCCACATGGGACACCGGCGAACGCGGTCCGCTCCCGCGCCCGGAGTGGGTCGTGACCGAGCTCGCCGCGGTGGACCACGAGCTCGGAATCCTCAAGACCGGCAAGGAAGCCGACGTCCACCTGCTGCGCCGGTCGCTGCCCTGCGGCGAGACGTCCGGCACCGGGAAATCCGAGCGCGGGATGTCCGGCGGCGAGAAAGCAGGCGGCGGGAAGTCCGACCGCGAGAATTCCGGTGGCGGGAAGGCTGGCGAGAAGGCCCGCAGCGAGAATTCCGGTGGCGGGAAGTCCTGCCTGCTGGCGGCCAAGCGCTACCGCCACAGCGACCACCGCATGTTCCACCGCGACGCGGGTTACCTGGAAGGCCGCCGGATGCGCCGGGCGAGGGAGAACCGCGCGATGGCGCGCCGCAGCGCGCTCGGCCGCGGACTGATCGCCGAGCAGTGGGCGGTGGCGGAGTTCCGCGTGATGTCGGCCCTGTGGAACGCCGGGGCGCCCGTGCCGTACCCGGTGCAGCGCGTCGGCACCGAGGTGCTGCTGGAGTTCGTGGGCACCGCGCAGGGCGAGGCCGCGCCCAGGCTCGCCTCGCTGCGCCCGGACCGCGAGCAGCTCGCCGACCTGTGGCACCAGCTCGTCGACGCGCTGCTCGCGCTGGCCGAGCAGGGCTACGCCCACGGCGACCTGTCGGCCTACAACGTCCTGGTGGAGCCGGAACCCGGCGGCCCGGGCAGGTTGCTGCTCATCGACCTCCCGCAGGCGGTGGACCTGGCGGCGAACCCGCTGGGCGCCGCCTACCTGCGGCGTGACGTCGACAACATCACCGGGTGGTTCCGGGACCGCGGCGCACCCGGCGATCAGGTCGATCCGGACGAACTGTGCGCCGCGCTGGCCGAAGCGGCCCGGATGGCCTGA
- a CDS encoding VOC family protein: protein MKLDIVMVTFDCTDPQGLAEFWTRALDMTVAFDAGEFMMLSPKSGNGPALGLQRVPEPRTGKNRVHIDLSTDDPAAEVRRLVELGARELGGYEAPGIRWRVLADPEGNEFCVGVHE, encoded by the coding sequence ATGAAGCTCGACATCGTCATGGTCACCTTCGACTGCACCGACCCGCAGGGGCTCGCCGAGTTCTGGACGCGGGCCCTGGACATGACCGTCGCGTTCGACGCGGGCGAGTTCATGATGCTCTCGCCGAAGTCCGGCAACGGCCCCGCGCTGGGGCTCCAGCGGGTGCCGGAGCCGCGCACCGGCAAGAACCGCGTGCACATCGACCTGAGCACCGACGACCCGGCGGCCGAGGTGCGCAGGCTGGTGGAGCTGGGCGCGCGGGAGCTCGGCGGGTACGAGGCTCCGGGGATCAGGTGGAGGGTGCTGGCCGACCCCGAGGGCAACGAGTTCTGCGTGGGCGTTCACGAGTGA
- the rimP gene encoding ribosome maturation factor RimP encodes MSSPPRGEVAARLEPVVAEAVSAAGFDLEELDVQQAGRRRLVKVVVDAEEGVGLDEISEISRAVSKVLDAHEHVLAGSYTLEVTSPGVDRPLTRPRHWRRARYRLVRVRLADGSDLVVRVGEADDEGVVVLAGGEIRTLAYRDVERAVVEVEFQQPPAEDLVRLERAADGAPERGGDRGDTEESR; translated from the coding sequence GTGTCCAGCCCGCCGCGCGGTGAGGTCGCCGCGCGACTGGAGCCAGTCGTGGCCGAGGCCGTCTCGGCGGCCGGCTTCGACCTCGAGGAGCTCGACGTGCAGCAGGCCGGGCGCCGCCGGCTGGTCAAGGTCGTCGTCGACGCCGAAGAGGGCGTCGGCCTCGACGAGATCTCCGAGATCAGCCGCGCCGTGTCGAAGGTCCTCGACGCCCACGAGCACGTGCTCGCGGGCTCCTACACGCTCGAGGTGACCTCCCCGGGGGTCGACCGGCCGCTCACCAGGCCGCGGCACTGGCGGCGGGCCCGCTACCGGCTGGTCCGGGTGCGGCTGGCCGACGGCTCCGATTTGGTGGTCCGGGTCGGCGAAGCCGATGATGAGGGCGTGGTCGTGCTGGCAGGTGGCGAGATCCGCACGCTGGCCTACCGCGACGTCGAGCGCGCAGTGGTCGAGGTGGAATTCCAGCAGCCACCGGCGGAGGATCTGGTCAGGCTGGAGCGGGCTGCGGACGGCGCCCCCGAGCGCGGGGGCGACCGGGGAGACACGGAGGAGTCGAGGTGA
- a CDS encoding aminotransferase, whose protein sequence is MRHAFGADFDVPPGYLNTASIGIPTAKAAAAVGESVSRWSSGLDRPGDFDSSVAAARSAFARLVGVPVERVATGASAAQLVGLVAGSLPDGARVLVAEGEFTSVSFPFAAHHDRGVSVTEVELADIPRRAPEFDLVAVSVVQSGDGRFVDLDALRENAGPARVLLDATQAAGWTPLSLDWADWVVVAAYKWLLAPRGAAWLALGADSPALRPGNANWYAGEDPWSTTYGLPLRLAGDARALDLSPTWFSQVGGAVAMEWLSGLDLAEVSRHCTGLANRLRDGLGMPPGDSAIVAVDAPDAVSKLTAAGVACSARAGRARLSFHLYNTDQDVDLALNALRW, encoded by the coding sequence ATGCGACACGCGTTCGGCGCGGACTTCGACGTGCCACCGGGCTACCTGAACACCGCGAGCATCGGCATCCCGACCGCGAAGGCCGCCGCCGCGGTCGGCGAGTCGGTCTCGCGGTGGTCGTCCGGGCTGGACCGGCCCGGCGACTTCGACAGCTCGGTCGCGGCGGCGCGCTCGGCCTTCGCCAGGCTGGTCGGCGTGCCGGTCGAACGGGTCGCCACCGGCGCGTCGGCGGCGCAGCTCGTCGGCCTGGTCGCGGGCAGCCTGCCGGACGGGGCGCGGGTGCTGGTCGCCGAGGGTGAGTTCACCAGCGTGTCGTTCCCGTTCGCCGCCCACCACGACCGCGGGGTCAGCGTGACCGAGGTCGAGCTGGCCGACATCCCCCGGCGCGCGCCGGAGTTCGACCTGGTCGCGGTGAGCGTCGTGCAGTCCGGCGACGGCCGGTTCGTCGACCTGGACGCGTTGCGCGAGAACGCCGGACCGGCCCGCGTGCTGCTCGACGCGACCCAGGCGGCGGGGTGGACGCCGTTGAGCCTGGACTGGGCCGACTGGGTGGTCGTCGCCGCCTACAAGTGGCTGCTCGCCCCGCGCGGCGCGGCCTGGCTGGCCCTCGGCGCCGACTCGCCGGCCTTGCGGCCCGGCAACGCGAACTGGTACGCGGGGGAGGACCCGTGGAGCACCACCTACGGCCTGCCGCTGCGGCTGGCAGGCGACGCCCGGGCCCTCGACCTCTCCCCGACGTGGTTCTCGCAGGTGGGCGGGGCCGTCGCGATGGAGTGGCTGTCCGGGCTGGACCTCGCCGAGGTCTCCCGGCACTGCACCGGACTGGCCAACCGGCTGCGCGACGGGCTGGGCATGCCGCCCGGCGACTCGGCGATCGTGGCGGTCGACGCGCCGGACGCTGTGTCCAAGCTCACCGCGGCCGGGGTGGCCTGCTCGGCGCGGGCTGGTCGCGCGCGGCTGTCGTTCCACCTCTACAACACCGACCAGGACGTGGATCTGGCACTCAACGCACTCCGGTGGTGA